From a single Daphnia pulex isolate KAP4 chromosome 2, ASM2113471v1 genomic region:
- the LOC124205361 gene encoding transforming growth factor-beta-induced protein ig-h3-like, with amino-acid sequence MKILLLVLNVIIFPWSLICVVESKNIMEVLETDNDRFSMLLQVINLAGFADTLKNGLYTFLAPTNTAFSSLSKDVLDELFSNTSEMKTLLSTHIADGVFFLSDLTKMVELMTIDGDMKNVTNDGSINMVGNSTIIQTDMKADNGVVHAIGTVLQTTK; translated from the exons ATGAAAATATTGCTCCTCGTATTAAACGTGATCATTTTCCCGTGGTCACTGATTTGCGTA GTCGAATCTAAAAACATAATGGAGGTATTGGAAACAGACAACGATCGCTTTTCTATGCTCTTGCAAGTCATTAATTTGGCCGGCTTTGCAGACACTTTAAAAAACG GATTGTACACTTTTCTCGCTCCGACAAACACTGCGTTCTCCAGCTTATCAAAAGATGTGCTGGACGAATTGTTTTCTAACACCAGcgaaatgaaaacattattgAGTACGCACATCGCTGACGgtgttttctttctcagcGATCTAACGAAAATGGTTGAGTTGATGACTATCGACGGAGATATGAAAAATGTTACAAACGACGGAAGTA ttaaCATGGTGGGAAACTCCACGATTATACAAACAGATATGAAGGCCGATAATGGTGTTGTTCACGCTATCGGTACGGTCCTCCAaactacaaaataa